In the genome of Abditibacteriota bacterium, the window GGCGCCGGGAATACAGGCGCGGCATTCTGACCATACTGCGCAACACCCTCCGGACGCCCCTTTGGGAGGGCGGGCCGGAGATAGGCAAGCTGGACACGAAATATATACTCACGGAGAGGCCCTTTGTTTTCAAGAGAAAGGACGCTGCCCGGGACAAGGTGTTTTACAACGGCGTGGTGGACATGATATTCATGCATGAGGGCGCATACTACGTGCTGGACTGGAAGACCAACAGGAGCCCCTCCCGGGAATACGGGCAGGATGACCTGGCCGGCATGATGGCCGAAGGCGACTACAAAAAGCAGGCCGGTCTCTACACTTGCTTTGTGGACAAGTGGCTGCAGAACTTCCGGGAGGCGGCCGGGAAAGCCGGCGGCGCCGTCAGTGTGACCAAGGCCTTTTACGTGTTTGTCCGTCCCGCGGAAAAGCGGGGCGGCGGGGCTGCGGTCTTTGAGGTGAGCCGGGAGGAGCTGGACGCGGCTATCAAAGGCCTGCTGGGAGAATGACAGGCGGACCGCCCTTGACAAAGGGCGGTTTTAGGTGTATAATAGAAGGGTATTACGAAAAAGGAGAAGAGCTATGAACGAGAAGACCCGTAAGTTTTGTGAGACTATGCTGACCTACGTTGTGGACAACAACTGGAACAACGTTGACCGCGCCAATTCTGCTCTTCCCGAAAAGTATGCAGTGCTCATCGCCCTAAGCTTTTCGGCAGTCATCAAGACCGAATATACTCCGAGACCTATTCCCGGGGAGATATGCAGGGTGCCCATTGACGAACACACCGACAAACAAAGCCTGCTAAAGGCTTTTTTGGAGGAGATGGAAAAATAGAGGGCAAGCGGGCTTGCCCTTTTTCTTTTGACAAAAAAGCCGGCCCGCGGCCGGCTGATGGATCTGGGGCAGGGACTCGAACCCCGACTGACTGGACCAAAACCAGTTGTCCTGCCGTTAGACGACCCCAGACTGTCACTACTATTATATTATTGCGCTTGTAAAATGTCAAGCCCGGGGCCTTTGGCCCCGCGGGCTGACCGGAAGGAACGATATATGGAGCAAACGACCTTTACAGAATACCTGAAAGCCCATCCGACTGCCGCAGGGCTGGCCGGAAGGCATCTGCTGAGGGTGAACGACCTTTCCACCGAAGAGATAGTCACCCTGCTGGACTTTGCCGTCAGGATGAAGACCGGCGTCATCAGCCGCGAGGAGCAGCTGAAGGTGCTGCCCGGCTGCACGCTGGCGGAGATCTTTGAAAAGCCGTCCCTGAGGACCAGAGTGAGCTTTGAGACCGGCATTTACCAGCTGGGCGGACAGGGCATATACATCACCAGCAAGGAGATACAGATAGGCGTGCGGGAGAGCGTGTACGACATCAGCAACGTGCTGACCCGCATAGTGGATATAGCCATGGCCCGGGTGTTCAAGCATTCCACCGTGGCGGACCTGGCCAAATATGCCAAAAAGCCCGTGATCAACGGTCTGTGCGACACGGAGCATCCCTGCCAGGCTCTGGCCGACATCCTGACTCTGGTGGAGGAGCGGGGGGACGTGAAGGGCCTGCGCTTTGCCTACGTAGGCGACGGCAACAACGTGTGCCAGTCCCTCATGATCATCTGCGCCAAGCTGGGCATAGGCTTTGTGTGCGCCTGCCCCAAGGGCTACTATCCCGCAGAGGACTACGTCGCCCTGGCTGCGTCTCTGGCAGATGAAAACGGGACCTACTTTGAGCTCACCGAGAGCCCCGCGGCAGCCGCCGCCGGCGCCGACGTGATCTATACCGACACCTGGACCAGCATGGGCCAGGAGGAGGAAGCCAAGCAGCGCGCAGAGGCCTTCGCCGGCTACAGGG includes:
- the argF gene encoding ornithine carbamoyltransferase, yielding MEQTTFTEYLKAHPTAAGLAGRHLLRVNDLSTEEIVTLLDFAVRMKTGVISREEQLKVLPGCTLAEIFEKPSLRTRVSFETGIYQLGGQGIYITSKEIQIGVRESVYDISNVLTRIVDIAMARVFKHSTVADLAKYAKKPVINGLCDTEHPCQALADILTLVEERGDVKGLRFAYVGDGNNVCQSLMIICAKLGIGFVCACPKGYYPAEDYVALAASLADENGTYFELTESPAAAAAGADVIYTDTWTSMGQEEEAKQRAEAFAGYRVDSALMAKAGPKCIFMHCLPAHRGCEVTDEVMDSPQSRIFQEAENRLHAQKAVMGLLGQKV